In Coffea eugenioides isolate CCC68of chromosome 4, Ceug_1.0, whole genome shotgun sequence, the genomic stretch TGCCAACcacaaaagcaaaagcaaatcAAGCTAGAATCATTTAGCTGTCTCATACTGTCTTATGACTAATCAGACTGTGCCACATTGTAGATCATAACCTCGAAGTTTCTTGCATAACCTTAGAAGTTTTATTTTGTTAGGGCAAATTGCAAAAATAGTTCCTCACAATTGATTTTTGAACATTTTTGTTCCTCACTTTTAAATGATCTTTTGGTTCAAAACATTCGAGGTTTTATACCCATTCGATACCTCACTTTTTAAAGCGGTGAGTTTGTCTCTCAACTATCCAAATGCACCATTATGGTCCCAAAACTCATTTTCAATAAATATGCCAAAATATTGTAATTACATGTGTAAAAATCATAGAATTTTTATATTAGTATGGGTACCATTTTAAGCTAAACTGTAGTGGAAAACTAACACAATTTGAATCTACATATTCGgacaaataatttaaaaatattaaatatgatCCACAAAGCTCTTCAAGTTCATCCAAGacaagttttttgttttttttatcaTCCAAAATATGTTATAACGAAGAAAACTGAGCATTTTACCTTTTCCTTGTTTAGATGTCTAGAAAAaaattgctaatttttttttccattttacaATATTACTTTGAAATTCATGGAATTAGTTAGGTATGTCATATAATATGCTTTGAGCTTTGGAACGATTTGTACAAACTTTGAATTTGAGGTCAAAATGTGattgaaaatgaattttagGACTAAAATGGTACATTTCGGATAGATGAAGGATCAAATTGTACCATTATAGAAACGGGGGACGAACAGTACCAAAACATATCATTTTACAAGTGAAGGACAGacaatgtaattttttttaagtaaatatTAAAATTCATTTATACTATCTACTTATGAGCATCTTCTAGAATTCCTCTGACACAAAGAGCAAAACTTCTAGAATGCAAATCAGATTCTTATAGAAATTATAGCAGACGTGACCAATACGTTAAAGGTACACATGCTGAATTGAAAGTTGAATAACAAAGAGGAAATGCATGTGATTTCTTGAGAGAAGTCAATAAAGGATGTGTTTATGGAACGTATAAAACATAAAAGCTGGAAGATGTAAACACAATTGACAGAGAGGGGATGCTGTCCCCGATCACAAGAATCCTGTTTATGCTTTCTGTGAATTTTCTCATTGTTGGTGGACAAGTGTATTGGTAGATTGTGGACATCTCAATTTCTTAACATTTAGATGAACATATAGATTAACATTTTAACATTTCAAACATTAGTACTTGCATCTTCCAAAAGGGTAATCAACTCTAACATTTGCAAAAGCTTAATTTTGAGATCAATTTTTGGAAAATCATGTTTTACCTACTAGGATAATAACACAATAGGCAATGAAAAGATAGCCTCAAAAACAAAAAGTGTGTTAGGTAAGTGTTTGTTTTAAAGTTTACATTTTCTTTGATACATGTTTCAAAGTTTAAtttatggattaatctttcctacactgacggtagatacactatcatcgttggatGATtgataactatgcaaaatttgaatttgaatataccgtcaaattcaacttttgcacacatatcatgaattcaacgatgatagtatatacaccgtcaaattcaacttttgcacacatatcatgaattcaacgatgatagtatatacaccgtcaaattcaacttttgcacatatgtcatgaatccaacgatgaTAGTACCGTCAGTGCaggaaagatttactctttatttatcCCAACTAGATATTGGTATGGAAAAAGAGTCGTGCAACATAATTTCTAGATAATCAAATTGAGTAATTAACTGAGCTTTCTCCCAACAAGGTTACAAAACCAATCCGCTAAACATATGACATGTTTGATAGATTTGTCCACAAACGGACCAATGTTAGAACGACTAATTCTCTTCTACAATTTACGTGTCAATATTATCTAGAAATATGCCCTCTATATCCAGTCACTTATAATTAGTGTTCAATAGCTGATGAGACTTTGATCTAATAATCGGTTGAGACTTTAGAATTAAAAAGTCTTGAATTCAAGCTTCACTTATGAGAGTTTCTTCTCTCACATTATGTTGGTCAGCTTGTAGTAATATTAGGTTGTAATTCCCACCATTTATTGACTAGGTTGGGTTGCCATTTATTTGTATCAGTATTACTCCCCCATTGTGAGTCCTCCTAAtcttataaaaagaaaaataaagtaatTACTCTTCAATGGAGGATatctacaaatgaaaaatatataaattgtGATCATGACTATCAGaattaagtgataaaaataacaaaaaagatGCCCCATTTTACAATCATACCCTAATTTTCCTCTCTTTCACTTATAAAGTCAATCCTAGGACTCATATTATTCGTTTTGTTCTTTTGAAGTGGAATGTTTTGAATTTAAAAGCTCCTACTTATAATTTCTTTCACCTTACTATCCAATCAAACTCTCGTACATTTTGGTGTTTTGTTTCGCATAGTATAACAATGCTGATCTACAAAATAGGATAAGATGCCGCTAGGATAGCAATTCTTCTCTATCTCAAAACTAAAGCGTTAAACTGACTCGTTCTATAGTCTCTTCTAATCACAAAGCTACGAATCAAATCCATACGCACCAAACATGCAAATGCAATCAGCAAAATTAGGACGCTTAGCAAGTCGCAGTAAAAGCTAGAATCTAGCATTGCTAAAAAGCTGTTGTTCCTCATCGATGTAAAATAAAAATGGAGAGGGATAGATTCTTGCTAAAGATAGGATGTAATGGGCTGGCAGATAAAGGTGATCAATCTTTCACACAAAGGGGACCAGTAAATGATAGAAAACTTTAAGAATCTTATAGCATGAGGtctagttttttctttttcttttttccctttccctttcgGGTTTTGACCAATAACTGGGCTAATTTTGAGGTTGTGAGTCACTTTGTGAACCTTGCAGTTGCAgttctcattttcttttacgGACTAGAACATAATTGACATAGTATTCATCTCCAAAGCAACTCAAAGGAAGATTGATTTGGGAGATTCTAATGTAATCATTATCTCAACTCAACTTTCTGTACAATTATTTTAGTTCAGCTGGTAAGAACATTGACCTACGTGACAAAGAATTCTAAACCCAAGTTATATTAAGACATTGAAAAGTCGTCAGTTTGTGAGCTACAATCtattgatttgaaaaagaaatttttaatctGGTGTTCAATGATTAATcgttcatatatatatatatatatatatatatatatatatatatatatcgaaAATGCGACAACTCTAAGTAGAGAACAAGATCCCAAACAACACCAAGATGTTTTTTGAAGTTAGCAATATTCGTAGAAATTTGTCGGTGTTCAATGACTacttattaatatatatatatatacattgtatAAGTCTAGGGTAAAATTCGTAGAAATTCGTCATTAGCAAGGttatatacatatgtatgtatgtataagTCTAGGGTAAAATGCAATGAATTGTTTCAAGACTGAACCTCATTGTATTTATTTATAAACTCTCCCATCGGAAGGATAATCTCCGAAGTAGTTTTTTATGATACTATGCAATTTGTACAACCAAATATCCATACAATATGCATGGGGTTAGCCGCTTTTATGGGATCTATTATTCTAGTTGGAGGAGAAATTGCCAAACGTCTAGCATTCCCTCACGCTTGGCATGTGTACACACActtacatacatacatatatatatatatatatatatacagacAAATTCATACACACACACCCCTAATTTATCATGTGAataaatacaattttttattACATCCCTTATATTTAAATAGTTTCCCAAATTAATTAAACTTTTATCAAAAAACTAATACTTGGGACCTCTCTTAACAATTGTGAGCCCCCGTTAGCCAAATAAGCAGGACAGtgtttttttcaaatcaaattatAACTAACATATGATTGTGTATACATTACAAATGAATTACATAACTAAACAACGTTTTAAATAACCTACAAATGGTCTTAAATAAGTGGTAGACTTGAACTCACTTAAATCATATTAAACTCACATCTATTGAGATTTGAACTCAAAACTTTTAATTCATGAGGCCTTTCATAGTCATGAAGCAGTACCACAATAATATGCTACTCTTTCAAATAAGTAGAGCTATTAAACGAACCGAGCTGTTCGGTAGCTTGGCTCATTTCGACTCGTTCGTGTTCGTGAAAGGCTCGTTCGAAACTTTAAACGAACCGAGTTCGAATGAAttttttgttcgattaataATCGAGCGAACATGAGCTTGTTCGCGAGTTTTGACGAACGTTCGCAAACATGGACATAATTgtcatttgacaaattttagggttaattttatggctggacttttatatttggagggcaaattgctttgttttatttgttgttgtaaGTTAATATTAGTTTtatagttaatgaataatagaatttagtcatttagtgctttaattattttttaggatTAATGATTTGTATGGCATATTTAAGGTTTAAAATAATATGGATTCGAACTTTTCGAGCATGTTTGCGAACGTATTAAATGAGCCGAACACGAACTCGAATTCGAACATGAACTTTGCTTAACAAGCCGAACACGAACACAGGTTTGGAGTTTGAACGTTAACGAACGAACACGAATCTTGTTCGAATCGCTTAATGAACATAACTCAAACATGAGATACTCGGTTCGATTCGGCTCGTTTATAACTCTACAAATAAGGAAACTATGacaaaacaaaaagtaaaaaatacgCGCGGAGTGCAACCCATGCTGGATCCTTGCTGCCATGCTGGGAGCCCACCAATGACAAGTTTATCATTAAAGAGAATTTTTCAAGGAGCTGGGCCGCCATACATCTGGGTCGTTCGGATAAGAACATTCTAGTACAGTTCTGTATTACGAAGTTTCTGGTTCAATTCTTTGGAACCAAATCCTCTCCTTATCTTTTTCTCCTTGTAAGGTGGAAGGGGTATAAGTGAGAGATTTTCAGTTCAAATCCTCTGGCttatccaaaagaaaaggaattacgaatttgaaaagaaaattttaagatTTTGTGGCCTTAGATTGGGCCATAAATTGTTGCATTGTTGATCATCAGCTTCAGAGTCTCAGAGAGTTGTCTAAGATTGCCGGATTCCACTTCAGAttgtcaaaattaaattaaatgtggACAATCATCAAAGGGAAACTAGACTTGTGGATTAGTGCATGAGGAACATTTTAGTAgcttttctatatttttatttgcatcattgaaaaatattataataGTTAAAATTGTCAATTGTCTTGAGAATGTAGACAATGAAAATTTACTTTAATTTATTTAATCAAGATTTTTTTAGTCAAGCCTGAAATAATGTAAGTTGAccttgattaaattaaattaaatcatgtTAAGTCCATTCATCATGGGCTTAACTATTGGATAAATGCTAGGTGTGTGTTAGGTTGATTGAAAGGTGCCATATCCATTTAATTTAAAGTGGGTTACTTAATTTGATTCACCAGAGACTATCTAGGTCGAACCAGAATTAGAAGTCCAGTTGAACGGACTATTTGAAGTACAAGTCCAAAATCCAAGAAGATTCTATGCGGTTTTCTTAAAGCCCGTTCTTGCAGGAAGTTTTCATCTAAGCCGATATATTGGATGAAATTCAAGAAAGGCTCAAGTCTTAAAATCCTAGAGAAACTCTACCAAATTCTCTAAAGAGTTCTCTCAAATCCAAAAATAAGCTTTTGGCTGTTGGATTATATTCAAGTTCAAATTAAACTTTGTGGCCTTTGGATGAAATTCAAgttcaaatcaaatcccacaccCGTGttgaagcttgaaaattgaaaattcaagTGTTCGAGATGACGTCATCAAATCAATAATTTTTTGTAGCAAAATTGTAGAGAATGCCCTTGTAATCGAAGGCCAAGCTTTTTGGCCCTTCGATTATTATAGAGAGGAATtagaggattttttttttttttacctttgaaattttcaaaaattgtaACCCCATATTcttaaaattaatatatttgaAATTTGTACAAGTTTTTCTTGTCTTTCGTTCTTAGGCAATGAAATTTGTATTATTGACATATTTgtatcatttatttattttgaaaggataatttcttgaaagattggtgaagttttttttttctttttttacttttttgtaAAGatgaactgaaaaaaaaaaacttaatgaTGATCATAACTCAAACTTGTAGATGATTATTAAATATATCAATTTACCAATTATTATGTAAACTAAACTTAGTTACATTGTGGAACTTAAAAAGTAATTCAAATGAAGAGATAAAAGTTGTTAGAAAAGAGAgacaaaaatcaacaaaatttatttttttcttatcaaAACGTCATCTTTCATTAAATTTGCACTGATAGTAAAAATTAAATCAACTATATGTAGATACAAACAAATCTAGAGAACAAACTAGATACCAGAGATCTGAAAAGTTAAGAGAATATTACACTGCAGAAATTGAAAAATACTTAAAAGATAAAACGCTTATAGTTCCAAAATCATCTGTGtatgcttctaatcacataacTTGCTTTCTTCCAAATTTGCGGGTACGTTTGGTTCTACAGAATTAGAATTGAATTAGAATTGAAATTCTATAGAATTGGAATTCTATGAATTGGAATTCCAAGTCATTTCAATTCTTTCGTTTGGGAAATGCATAGAATTGATACggaatttatttgaaattccaaattctttgtttgtatgagagaagaattcattaggaattagaattgtttCCAACTAATATTTCCTTacataaaaaatttcttttttttactatataataattttttaacattTAGCTAATTGTTACTAAAGCTTTAAGGAAAAAACCAATTAGTacctttaataatttattttttcttgcatttaactAATTGTTAATAAagctttaaaagaaaaaaaattagttccttttttgcaaaaataaaaaattctttttttttaaaaaaaattaaattaaattaaataaaaaataattgtatATTTTAACTTAAAAAGTAGTTAATATTTATCGAGTTAAAACCTTGATACGTTTTTAAAGTTAAGAActttaaattttagaaaatcaaaagCCTACTCTATGATATGAATTGGGAGGAAAGTCATAACTTGTACCtattataaatatttgaattttgtATCTTACAAGAAATTTCAATATAGGAATACAAGAAATAGAGGAATACGCAAACAAAGTGtttttagccaaaaaaaaaaaagagaaagaaaagcacAATTATACATTGCTactatttttcaataaatgGCCATTCTAATATGAAATTAAGTTCGAATAAATTCCTATCAAATTTCAACTTCCATGATGGCCTTGTCTAATTTGATAGTCAATAAACATTGCTCGTGCTAAAGCATTCCTAAATTGTGTCCACTCGCTAGTTGGTTGTACTGTTCGAATTCGATTCTCGTTAACAGCATTTACACCACCATCATTATTTGGACCATCATCTTCCATTCCATTTTCCTCATCTTCATCTTccatttcatcttcatcatcaaccTCATGTTGTACTCTTCGCATCTCAGCATCAACTTCATCCAAGTAAGGGTCATTTGGTTGTTCTACTCGAATAAGGTTATGAAGGATGGCACATGCATTAATTATCATGACATGAGTCTTAACATCAAAAAAAGATGCATCTCTCAAAATGGCCCACCGCTTCTTGAACAAACCAAATGTCCTTTCAATCACATTTCGAGCAATTGAATGTCGAAGGTTGAATAACTCTTTAAAATTTTGAGGCTTGCTCCCATTAGCAGACCACTCGCTAAGATGATATCTAACTCCCCTATATGGAGCTAAGAAACCGGAGCTATTTGCATAACCCGCATCAACAAGAAAGTACTTGCCTGTAATGTTAGACAACAAATTATTACTCATTTatagttaaaagaaaaaaaaacacttgaTATCTAATTGTCACATACCCTTGGGAACAATTAATGGATCTGATCTAACTAACGCATCCCGTAGAACTCTACCATCTGCTGCAGAACCTTCCCATCCAGGCAATACATATGTAAATCTCATGTCACGGGAGCATACACCTAAAACATTTGTTGCTATCTCATTCTTCCTATTCCTATATCTTCCTTGATCTCTAAGAAGAACATGTACTTTAACATAAGTACCGTCTAACGCTCCAAGACAATCCTGTATTATAAACAAAATATCATAAGTTGATGAATCTTGTAAATATTATCTTCAttaataaatatcaaaaaatattgATTACCTGAAACCATTCCCACTTTTCATGCTCGTAACCTTCCATTTCCGATTCAGGCTGGATAAGATAGTGTCTCCCCAATTTTATGATAGCACGTAGAACTATATTAAAGTATCGACTAACTGTCTCACCTGATCTTATGAAATTAAAATTGACAGTGCGATTCTTAAAATTATGAGCAAGAACATAGAGAAACATTGCAACTGCCTCTTCAACAGTAATATTTCTAGTATCCGTCAACCCACAATGCTCTCTTAAATTTGTACATAAAACAGTAAAACAATGTTTATTGAGTCTAAGTTGCTCTACACAAACTCTATTGTTTCCATAGTAAAGACGCCTTAGATATATTTCACGTGCTACTTTAAAGTCCAAGTAAGGCTCCTTTACTATATGTTTCTCATGCCACCAAACTACTAATGTAGCTATTGTTACCATATAATTTGCAACTAccgcttttctcttttttgctttttgctcGTCTCCTTCTTTATCCATGTCAATATCCAAATTCTGCAATTCAAAATCATGACAACAATAAGAAAAGGTAAGTCAAAAGACCAAATCATGCCAAACTAGCTATTAATTCAAAAGACCAAATTAGATATTGGAAAACTCTCAAACAAAAATTACAGCTATACCTATCACTGCAAATATCCCAAATCATGCCAAGTTCCATGCAAAATAATGCATAAGAAAAGGATGTCCGTACTTGAATTTTTAATCATATGCTTTAATAAGCTCTACTGCACTATGGTAAACAGAGATTAAAAGTAGGGATTGGATTATATATACCAAGCAGAAGAAAAAGGCTGAAAATTAGGCCCTGCTCGTTGATCAAGACGTCAATGAGTTGGTCCCATTAGTCAAAGTTTATCCACTACTCAATAATACATATTAACTTGATGGAGCTTTATCAAGCCTCTACAACTTTAGCTTTGTCCTTAATCAATGCAATGGCACTTTCAACCGCAGAAAGTCCAACAATAATCATTGGGTTCCTATTCTCTTATTCTATCATCGAGATTAACTGAAGtgatacccaaaaaaaaaatattgcaaGAAATCGAGAACACAAGAAGACAGAAAATAGGAGCTGTATGTATCTCCTACTgctgaaagaaagaaagatataTAAACAAGCTATCCGAAACAAGAAAAGAACCAGAAAATGCTAAAGCCCTACTTTTGTCAGATGACCAATTCACACACAGTCAAGTACTTGCTAAATAGAATAATATCTGTCATCCATTCTTTAGTGAGTGTGCAGACTTGTGGAAGATAAAAACCAACAGAATACAGGAAGAGCACTTATACAAAATCTCCTTAACTTTGAAAAAGAATGCAAAGGTTCATGTAACTCAAGGACAAGTCAGGGCATCAACACAGGCAGCTATGTTAATCTCAATATCTAAAATGCTAGTTCATCAGACAAAAGATCCAATGTTCCATTCTTATCATCTCAAAAACAGAGAAAATAGCTGAAATACGCTCTAGAATCTTTCTATAATCTT encodes the following:
- the LOC113767436 gene encoding protein ALP1-like, which gives rise to MDKEGDEQKAKKRKAVVANYMVTIATLVVWWHEKHIVKEPYLDFKVAREIYLRRLYYGNNRVCVEQLRLNKHCFTVLCTNLREHCGLTDTRNITVEEAVAMFLYVLAHNFKNRTVNFNFIRSGETVSRYFNIVLRAIIKLGRHYLIQPESEMEGYEHEKWEWFQDCLGALDGTYVKVHVLLRDQGRYRNRKNEIATNVLGVCSRDMRFTYVLPGWEGSAADGRVLRDALVRSDPLIVPKGKYFLVDAGYANSSGFLAPYRGVRYHLSEWSANGSKPQNFKELFNLRHSIARNVIERTFGLFKKRWAILRDASFFDVKTHVMIINACAILHNLIRVEQPNDPYLDEVDAEMRRVQHEVDDEDEMEDEDEENGMEDDGPNNDGGVNAVNENRIRTVQPTSEWTQFRNALARAMFIDYQIRQGHHGS